A single Denticeps clupeoides chromosome 7, fDenClu1.1, whole genome shotgun sequence DNA region contains:
- the mgrn1b gene encoding E3 ubiquitin-protein ligase MGRN1b isoform X1, with protein MGSILSRRIAGVEDIDIQANSAYRFPPKSGNYFASHFFMGGEKFDTPHPEGYLFGENMDLNFLGNRPVQFPYITPAPHEPVKTLRSLVNIRKDSLRLVRYKDDADSPTEEGGKPRVLYGVEFTFDADARVAITIYCQAFEEFTNGMAIYSPKCPTMISETVHYKRGVSQQFSLPSFKIDFSEWKEEDLNFDLDRGVFPMVIQAVVDEGDDCLGHAHVLLAAFERHVDGSYSVKPLKQKQIVDRVSYLLQEIYGIENKNNQETKPSDDENSDNSNECVVCLSDLRDTLILPCRHLCLCNSCADTLRYQANNCPICRLPFRALLQIRAVRKKPGTLSPVSFSPVLAQTMDHDEHSSSDSVPPGFEPISLLEAMNGLRAVSPGIPSAPLYDEINFSSGTGGNGRQLTPTELPGDGALQKGKVSKSPDSSTLRSPSSPIQEEDEEKLSEMSDAQPHAILSSSPAPTEATAAEDPPESITPEDEEVLLSGAEILKDCSSEHSSLTKTESDPPGDLSLPGSSESTESLKSQSTNCSSQPLLCPQSSLHMEDEQIDH; from the exons ATGGGCTCAATACTCAGTCGGAGAATCGCGGGGGTTGAGGATATTGACATCCAAGCCAATTCAGCCTACAGATTTCCACCGAAGTCAG GAAATTATTTTGCCAGTCACTTTTTCATGGGAGGAGAAAAGTTTGATACACCCCATCCAGAAGGATACCTGTTTGGGGAAAATATGGATCTAAACTTCCTTGGAAATCGCCCCGTGCAG tttcctTACATCACTCCAGCACCTCATGAGCCTGTAAAGACCTTGAGGAGTCTTGTCAACATCAGGAAGGACTCCTTACGTCTTGTACG atacaaagaTGATGCTGACAGCCCCACAGAGGAAGGAGGGAAGCCCAGAGTCCTTTATGGCGTTGAGTTCACCTTCGACGCTGATGCTCGCGTGGCCATCACTATTTACTGCCAGGCTTTTGAGGAATTCACCAATGGCATGGCTAT CTACAGCCCAAAGTGTCCAACCATGATCTCTGAAACAGTGCACTACAAAAGAGGAGTGAGCCAGCAGTTCTCTCTTCCCTCCTTCAAAATTGATTTCTCTGAATGGAAGGAGGAGGAT CTGAACTTTGACCTGGATAGAGGTGTTTTCCCCATGGTTATTCAGGCTGTGGTAGACGAAGGCGATG ATTGTCTGGGACATGCTCATGTGCTCTTGGCAGCATTTGAGAGG CATGTGGATGGCAGCTACTCTGTGAAACCTTTAAAGCAGAAACAGATT GTGGATCGTGTGAGCTACTTGCTGCAAGAGATCTATGGgattgaaaacaaaaacaaccagGAGACTAAG CCGTCCGATGACGAAAACAGTGACAACAGCAACGAATGCGTAGTCTGTCTGTCAGACCTGCGGGACACACTGATTCTCCCGTGCAGACATCTGTGTCTCTGCAACTCCTGTGCAGACACCCTGCGTTACCAGGCCAACAACTGCCCCATCTGTCGTCTCC CATTTCGAGCCCTGCTGCAAATCCGAGCAGTGAGGAAGAAACCTGGCACTCTTTCTCCAGTCTCCTTCAGCCCAGTTCTGGCCCAGACTATGGACCACGATGAGCATTCT AGCTCAGACtctgtccctccaggatttGAGCCCATCTCCTTGCTGGAGGCCATGAATGGGTTGCGCGCTGTGTCTCCTGGTATCCCCTCGGCCCCCCTCTATGATGAAATCAATTTCTCCAGTGGCACGGGCGGGAACGGGCGGCAGCTGACTCCCACCGAGCTGCCAGGGGACGGAGCCCTGCAGAAAGGGAAAGTCAGCAAGTCACCAGATAG CAGCACCCTTAGGTCGCCCTCGTCCCCCAttcaggaggaggatgaggaaaaGCTGTCAGAGATGTCAGACGCCCAACCTCACGCCATCCTTTCCAGCAGCCCAGCACCTACTGAG GCCACTGCAGCAGAAGATCCCCCAGAGTCCATCACTCCGGAGGACG AAGAAGTTCTCCTCTCTGGAGCCGAAATCCTGAAGGACTGCAGCAGTGAGCACAGCAGCCTGACCAAAACAGAGAGTGACCCACCCGGGGACCTGTCCCTCCCAG GCTCATCAGAGTCCACAGAGAGTCTGAAGAGCCAGAGCACCAACTGCTCCAGCCAGCCTCTCCTCTGCCCCCAAAGCAGCTTGCACATGGAGGATGAACAGATTGACCACTGA
- the mgrn1b gene encoding E3 ubiquitin-protein ligase MGRN1b isoform X2: MGSILSRRIAGVEDIDIQANSAYRFPPKSGNYFASHFFMGGEKFDTPHPEGYLFGENMDLNFLGNRPVQFPYITPAPHEPVKTLRSLVNIRKDSLRLVRYKDDADSPTEEGGKPRVLYGVEFTFDADARVAITIYCQAFEEFTNGMAIYSPKCPTMISETVHYKRGVSQQFSLPSFKIDFSEWKEEDLNFDLDRGVFPMVIQAVVDEGDDCLGHAHVLLAAFERHVDGSYSVKPLKQKQIVDRVSYLLQEIYGIENKNNQETKPSDDENSDNSNECVVCLSDLRDTLILPCRHLCLCNSCADTLRYQANNCPICRLPFRALLQIRAVRKKPGTLSPVSFSPVLAQTMDHDEHSSSDSVPPGFEPISLLEAMNGLRAVSPGIPSAPLYDEINFSSGTGGNGRQLTPTELPGDGALQKGKVSKSPDSTLRSPSSPIQEEDEEKLSEMSDAQPHAILSSSPAPTEATAAEDPPESITPEDEEVLLSGAEILKDCSSEHSSLTKTESDPPGDLSLPGSSESTESLKSQSTNCSSQPLLCPQSSLHMEDEQIDH; the protein is encoded by the exons ATGGGCTCAATACTCAGTCGGAGAATCGCGGGGGTTGAGGATATTGACATCCAAGCCAATTCAGCCTACAGATTTCCACCGAAGTCAG GAAATTATTTTGCCAGTCACTTTTTCATGGGAGGAGAAAAGTTTGATACACCCCATCCAGAAGGATACCTGTTTGGGGAAAATATGGATCTAAACTTCCTTGGAAATCGCCCCGTGCAG tttcctTACATCACTCCAGCACCTCATGAGCCTGTAAAGACCTTGAGGAGTCTTGTCAACATCAGGAAGGACTCCTTACGTCTTGTACG atacaaagaTGATGCTGACAGCCCCACAGAGGAAGGAGGGAAGCCCAGAGTCCTTTATGGCGTTGAGTTCACCTTCGACGCTGATGCTCGCGTGGCCATCACTATTTACTGCCAGGCTTTTGAGGAATTCACCAATGGCATGGCTAT CTACAGCCCAAAGTGTCCAACCATGATCTCTGAAACAGTGCACTACAAAAGAGGAGTGAGCCAGCAGTTCTCTCTTCCCTCCTTCAAAATTGATTTCTCTGAATGGAAGGAGGAGGAT CTGAACTTTGACCTGGATAGAGGTGTTTTCCCCATGGTTATTCAGGCTGTGGTAGACGAAGGCGATG ATTGTCTGGGACATGCTCATGTGCTCTTGGCAGCATTTGAGAGG CATGTGGATGGCAGCTACTCTGTGAAACCTTTAAAGCAGAAACAGATT GTGGATCGTGTGAGCTACTTGCTGCAAGAGATCTATGGgattgaaaacaaaaacaaccagGAGACTAAG CCGTCCGATGACGAAAACAGTGACAACAGCAACGAATGCGTAGTCTGTCTGTCAGACCTGCGGGACACACTGATTCTCCCGTGCAGACATCTGTGTCTCTGCAACTCCTGTGCAGACACCCTGCGTTACCAGGCCAACAACTGCCCCATCTGTCGTCTCC CATTTCGAGCCCTGCTGCAAATCCGAGCAGTGAGGAAGAAACCTGGCACTCTTTCTCCAGTCTCCTTCAGCCCAGTTCTGGCCCAGACTATGGACCACGATGAGCATTCT AGCTCAGACtctgtccctccaggatttGAGCCCATCTCCTTGCTGGAGGCCATGAATGGGTTGCGCGCTGTGTCTCCTGGTATCCCCTCGGCCCCCCTCTATGATGAAATCAATTTCTCCAGTGGCACGGGCGGGAACGGGCGGCAGCTGACTCCCACCGAGCTGCCAGGGGACGGAGCCCTGCAGAAAGGGAAAGTCAGCAAGTCACCAGATAG CACCCTTAGGTCGCCCTCGTCCCCCAttcaggaggaggatgaggaaaaGCTGTCAGAGATGTCAGACGCCCAACCTCACGCCATCCTTTCCAGCAGCCCAGCACCTACTGAG GCCACTGCAGCAGAAGATCCCCCAGAGTCCATCACTCCGGAGGACG AAGAAGTTCTCCTCTCTGGAGCCGAAATCCTGAAGGACTGCAGCAGTGAGCACAGCAGCCTGACCAAAACAGAGAGTGACCCACCCGGGGACCTGTCCCTCCCAG GCTCATCAGAGTCCACAGAGAGTCTGAAGAGCCAGAGCACCAACTGCTCCAGCCAGCCTCTCCTCTGCCCCCAAAGCAGCTTGCACATGGAGGATGAACAGATTGACCACTGA
- the LOC114794561 gene encoding forkhead box protein J1-B-like isoform X1, which translates to MPVLTSQDMAIMFKERWMLLHPEDQDNSNGSVHLDDSLTSLQWLQDFSIGSANLESLSCCHPQHLPHPHRLGADSPASPPAGDTAVAGMPQGTGWSIPSSASDVRGGACSYQQHALYHHHHHIPPEEVDYQTNHSAKPPYSYATLICMAMEASKKPKITLSAIYSWITENFSYYRHAEPSWQNSIRHNLSLNKCFMKVPRQKDEPGKGGFWQIDPQYADMFVNGVFKRRRMSATHFPAQKRAKTSSALAPSGPQAPSEYQQCAQTKWSHKGANSKKRKQPGMKCSPKWESVGKSPLLSSEMKLSEPVRGGDLDWAFVFDDVMKGNSSTFEDLDLSAALNSLSVEMDLSQQAWHPAGWGKWCMAGAEGTSRYMELSDAAGCAEEYRQEAALGPAQHAEEFTLFSDQQLHPWEEVKEEVQAVPVTLEHHGGFYDGFYHESWERAEAYF; encoded by the exons ATGCCAGTACTAACCAGTCAAGACATGGCAATAATGTTCAAGGAGAGATGGATGTTGCTTCATCCCGAAGACCAAGACAACTCTAATGGCTCCGTGCACCTTGACGACAGCCTCACCAGTCTGCAGTGGCTTCAGGATTTCTCTATAGGCAGCGCCAACCTGGAGAGTCTGTCCTGCTGCCATCCGCAGCACCTTCCCCACCCACATCGACTGGGCGCCGACTCCCCAGCCAGCCCCCCCGCCGGAGATACGGCCGTCGCAGGTATGCCACAGGGCACTGGCTGGTCCATCCCGTCCAGCGCCTCGGACGTCCGGGGCGGCGCCTGCTCCTACCAGCAGCATGCCctttaccaccaccaccaccacatcccACCCGAGGAGGTGGACTACCAGACCAATCACAGCGCAAAGCCTCCGTACTCCTACGCCACGCTCATCTGCATGGCCATGGAGGCCAGCAAGAAGCCAAAGATCACCCTGTCGGCCATTTACAGCTGGATCACAGAGAACTTCAGCTACTACAGACACGCCGAGCCTAGCTGGCAG AATTCCATTCGCCACAATCTCTCCCTCAACAAGTGTTTCATGAAGGTGCCGAGGCAGAAGGATGAGCCGGGAAAAGGAGGCTTCTGGCAGATCGACCCCCAGTACGCAGACATGTTCGTGAACGGGGTGTTTAAACGCAGACGGATGTCCGCCACCCACTTTCCCGCTCAGAAACGAGCCAAGACGTCCTCCGCCCTCGCCCCGTCCGGGCCGCAGGCTCCTTCGGAGTACCAGCAGTGTGCCCAGACTAAATGGTCCCACAAGGGGGCAAATAGTAAGAAGCGTAAGCAGCCGGGAATGAAGTGCAGCCCCAAGTGGGAGAGTGTTGGCAAATCACCGCTGCTGTCATCTGAGATGAAGCTGTCCGAGCCGGTGAGAGGAGGAGACCTGGACTGGGCCTTTGTCTTCGATGACGTCATGAAGGGCAACAGCAGCACCTTTGAGGACCTGGACCTGAGCGCGGCCCTGAACTCCCTGAGCGTCGAGATGGACCTCTCCCAGCAGGCCTGGCACCCGGCGGGCTGGGGCAAGTGGTGCATGGCTGGCGCCGAGGGCACCTCCCGCTACATGGAGCTGAGCGACGCGGCCGGCTGCGCCGAGGAGTACCGCCAGGAGGCGGCCCTGGGGCCCGCGCAGCACGCCGAGGAGTTTACGCTCTTCTCAGATCAGCAGCTGCACCCCTgggaggaggtgaaggaggaggtGCAGGCCGTCCCCGTCACTCTGGAACACCATGGAGGCTTCTATGACGGGTTCTACCATGAGTCGTGGGAGAGGGCAGAAGCCTacttttaa
- the mgrn1b gene encoding E3 ubiquitin-protein ligase MGRN1b isoform X3 — MGSILSRRIAGVEDIDIQANSAYRFPPKSGNYFASHFFMGGEKFDTPHPEGYLFGENMDLNFLGNRPVQFPYITPAPHEPVKTLRSLVNIRKDSLRLVRYKDDADSPTEEGGKPRVLYGVEFTFDADARVAITIYCQAFEEFTNGMAIYSPKCPTMISETVHYKRGVSQQFSLPSFKIDFSEWKEEDLNFDLDRGVFPMVIQAVVDEGDDCLGHAHVLLAAFERHVDGSYSVKPLKQKQIVDRVSYLLQEIYGIENKNNQETKPSDDENSDNSNECVVCLSDLRDTLILPCRHLCLCNSCADTLRYQANNCPICRLPFRALLQIRAVRKKPGTLSPVSFSPVLAQTMDHDEHSSSDSVPPGFEPISLLEAMNGLRAVSPGIPSAPLYDEINFSSGTGGNGRQLTPTELPGDGALQKGKVSKSPDSSTLRSPSSPIQEEDEEKLSEMSDAQPHAILSSSPAPTEATAAEDPPESITPEDEEVLLSGAEILKDCSSEHSSLTKTESDPPGDLSLPALGPESCSIGMED; from the exons ATGGGCTCAATACTCAGTCGGAGAATCGCGGGGGTTGAGGATATTGACATCCAAGCCAATTCAGCCTACAGATTTCCACCGAAGTCAG GAAATTATTTTGCCAGTCACTTTTTCATGGGAGGAGAAAAGTTTGATACACCCCATCCAGAAGGATACCTGTTTGGGGAAAATATGGATCTAAACTTCCTTGGAAATCGCCCCGTGCAG tttcctTACATCACTCCAGCACCTCATGAGCCTGTAAAGACCTTGAGGAGTCTTGTCAACATCAGGAAGGACTCCTTACGTCTTGTACG atacaaagaTGATGCTGACAGCCCCACAGAGGAAGGAGGGAAGCCCAGAGTCCTTTATGGCGTTGAGTTCACCTTCGACGCTGATGCTCGCGTGGCCATCACTATTTACTGCCAGGCTTTTGAGGAATTCACCAATGGCATGGCTAT CTACAGCCCAAAGTGTCCAACCATGATCTCTGAAACAGTGCACTACAAAAGAGGAGTGAGCCAGCAGTTCTCTCTTCCCTCCTTCAAAATTGATTTCTCTGAATGGAAGGAGGAGGAT CTGAACTTTGACCTGGATAGAGGTGTTTTCCCCATGGTTATTCAGGCTGTGGTAGACGAAGGCGATG ATTGTCTGGGACATGCTCATGTGCTCTTGGCAGCATTTGAGAGG CATGTGGATGGCAGCTACTCTGTGAAACCTTTAAAGCAGAAACAGATT GTGGATCGTGTGAGCTACTTGCTGCAAGAGATCTATGGgattgaaaacaaaaacaaccagGAGACTAAG CCGTCCGATGACGAAAACAGTGACAACAGCAACGAATGCGTAGTCTGTCTGTCAGACCTGCGGGACACACTGATTCTCCCGTGCAGACATCTGTGTCTCTGCAACTCCTGTGCAGACACCCTGCGTTACCAGGCCAACAACTGCCCCATCTGTCGTCTCC CATTTCGAGCCCTGCTGCAAATCCGAGCAGTGAGGAAGAAACCTGGCACTCTTTCTCCAGTCTCCTTCAGCCCAGTTCTGGCCCAGACTATGGACCACGATGAGCATTCT AGCTCAGACtctgtccctccaggatttGAGCCCATCTCCTTGCTGGAGGCCATGAATGGGTTGCGCGCTGTGTCTCCTGGTATCCCCTCGGCCCCCCTCTATGATGAAATCAATTTCTCCAGTGGCACGGGCGGGAACGGGCGGCAGCTGACTCCCACCGAGCTGCCAGGGGACGGAGCCCTGCAGAAAGGGAAAGTCAGCAAGTCACCAGATAG CAGCACCCTTAGGTCGCCCTCGTCCCCCAttcaggaggaggatgaggaaaaGCTGTCAGAGATGTCAGACGCCCAACCTCACGCCATCCTTTCCAGCAGCCCAGCACCTACTGAG GCCACTGCAGCAGAAGATCCCCCAGAGTCCATCACTCCGGAGGACG AAGAAGTTCTCCTCTCTGGAGCCGAAATCCTGAAGGACTGCAGCAGTGAGCACAGCAGCCTGACCAAAACAGAGAGTGACCCACCCGGGGACCTGTCCCTCCCAG CTCTAGGTCCTGAATCCTGCTCTATTGGTATGGAAGATTAA
- the LOC114794561 gene encoding forkhead box protein J1-B-like isoform X2, with amino-acid sequence MAIMFKERWMLLHPEDQDNSNGSVHLDDSLTSLQWLQDFSIGSANLESLSCCHPQHLPHPHRLGADSPASPPAGDTAVAGMPQGTGWSIPSSASDVRGGACSYQQHALYHHHHHIPPEEVDYQTNHSAKPPYSYATLICMAMEASKKPKITLSAIYSWITENFSYYRHAEPSWQNSIRHNLSLNKCFMKVPRQKDEPGKGGFWQIDPQYADMFVNGVFKRRRMSATHFPAQKRAKTSSALAPSGPQAPSEYQQCAQTKWSHKGANSKKRKQPGMKCSPKWESVGKSPLLSSEMKLSEPVRGGDLDWAFVFDDVMKGNSSTFEDLDLSAALNSLSVEMDLSQQAWHPAGWGKWCMAGAEGTSRYMELSDAAGCAEEYRQEAALGPAQHAEEFTLFSDQQLHPWEEVKEEVQAVPVTLEHHGGFYDGFYHESWERAEAYF; translated from the exons ATGGCAATAATGTTCAAGGAGAGATGGATGTTGCTTCATCCCGAAGACCAAGACAACTCTAATGGCTCCGTGCACCTTGACGACAGCCTCACCAGTCTGCAGTGGCTTCAGGATTTCTCTATAGGCAGCGCCAACCTGGAGAGTCTGTCCTGCTGCCATCCGCAGCACCTTCCCCACCCACATCGACTGGGCGCCGACTCCCCAGCCAGCCCCCCCGCCGGAGATACGGCCGTCGCAGGTATGCCACAGGGCACTGGCTGGTCCATCCCGTCCAGCGCCTCGGACGTCCGGGGCGGCGCCTGCTCCTACCAGCAGCATGCCctttaccaccaccaccaccacatcccACCCGAGGAGGTGGACTACCAGACCAATCACAGCGCAAAGCCTCCGTACTCCTACGCCACGCTCATCTGCATGGCCATGGAGGCCAGCAAGAAGCCAAAGATCACCCTGTCGGCCATTTACAGCTGGATCACAGAGAACTTCAGCTACTACAGACACGCCGAGCCTAGCTGGCAG AATTCCATTCGCCACAATCTCTCCCTCAACAAGTGTTTCATGAAGGTGCCGAGGCAGAAGGATGAGCCGGGAAAAGGAGGCTTCTGGCAGATCGACCCCCAGTACGCAGACATGTTCGTGAACGGGGTGTTTAAACGCAGACGGATGTCCGCCACCCACTTTCCCGCTCAGAAACGAGCCAAGACGTCCTCCGCCCTCGCCCCGTCCGGGCCGCAGGCTCCTTCGGAGTACCAGCAGTGTGCCCAGACTAAATGGTCCCACAAGGGGGCAAATAGTAAGAAGCGTAAGCAGCCGGGAATGAAGTGCAGCCCCAAGTGGGAGAGTGTTGGCAAATCACCGCTGCTGTCATCTGAGATGAAGCTGTCCGAGCCGGTGAGAGGAGGAGACCTGGACTGGGCCTTTGTCTTCGATGACGTCATGAAGGGCAACAGCAGCACCTTTGAGGACCTGGACCTGAGCGCGGCCCTGAACTCCCTGAGCGTCGAGATGGACCTCTCCCAGCAGGCCTGGCACCCGGCGGGCTGGGGCAAGTGGTGCATGGCTGGCGCCGAGGGCACCTCCCGCTACATGGAGCTGAGCGACGCGGCCGGCTGCGCCGAGGAGTACCGCCAGGAGGCGGCCCTGGGGCCCGCGCAGCACGCCGAGGAGTTTACGCTCTTCTCAGATCAGCAGCTGCACCCCTgggaggaggtgaaggaggaggtGCAGGCCGTCCCCGTCACTCTGGAACACCATGGAGGCTTCTATGACGGGTTCTACCATGAGTCGTGGGAGAGGGCAGAAGCCTacttttaa
- the mgrn1b gene encoding E3 ubiquitin-protein ligase MGRN1b isoform X4 yields the protein MGSILSRRIAGVEDIDIQANSAYRFPPKSGNYFASHFFMGGEKFDTPHPEGYLFGENMDLNFLGNRPVQFPYITPAPHEPVKTLRSLVNIRKDSLRLVRYKDDADSPTEEGGKPRVLYGVEFTFDADARVAITIYCQAFEEFTNGMAIYSPKCPTMISETVHYKRGVSQQFSLPSFKIDFSEWKEEDLNFDLDRGVFPMVIQAVVDEGDDCLGHAHVLLAAFERHVDGSYSVKPLKQKQIVDRVSYLLQEIYGIENKNNQETKPSDDENSDNSNECVVCLSDLRDTLILPCRHLCLCNSCADTLRYQANNCPICRLPFRALLQIRAVRKKPGTLSPVSFSPVLAQTMDHDEHSSSDSVPPGFEPISLLEAMNGLRAVSPGIPSAPLYDEINFSSGTGGNGRQLTPTELPGDGALQKGKVSKSPDSTLRSPSSPIQEEDEEKLSEMSDAQPHAILSSSPAPTEATAAEDPPESITPEDEEVLLSGAEILKDCSSEHSSLTKTESDPPGDLSLPALGPESCSIGMED from the exons ATGGGCTCAATACTCAGTCGGAGAATCGCGGGGGTTGAGGATATTGACATCCAAGCCAATTCAGCCTACAGATTTCCACCGAAGTCAG GAAATTATTTTGCCAGTCACTTTTTCATGGGAGGAGAAAAGTTTGATACACCCCATCCAGAAGGATACCTGTTTGGGGAAAATATGGATCTAAACTTCCTTGGAAATCGCCCCGTGCAG tttcctTACATCACTCCAGCACCTCATGAGCCTGTAAAGACCTTGAGGAGTCTTGTCAACATCAGGAAGGACTCCTTACGTCTTGTACG atacaaagaTGATGCTGACAGCCCCACAGAGGAAGGAGGGAAGCCCAGAGTCCTTTATGGCGTTGAGTTCACCTTCGACGCTGATGCTCGCGTGGCCATCACTATTTACTGCCAGGCTTTTGAGGAATTCACCAATGGCATGGCTAT CTACAGCCCAAAGTGTCCAACCATGATCTCTGAAACAGTGCACTACAAAAGAGGAGTGAGCCAGCAGTTCTCTCTTCCCTCCTTCAAAATTGATTTCTCTGAATGGAAGGAGGAGGAT CTGAACTTTGACCTGGATAGAGGTGTTTTCCCCATGGTTATTCAGGCTGTGGTAGACGAAGGCGATG ATTGTCTGGGACATGCTCATGTGCTCTTGGCAGCATTTGAGAGG CATGTGGATGGCAGCTACTCTGTGAAACCTTTAAAGCAGAAACAGATT GTGGATCGTGTGAGCTACTTGCTGCAAGAGATCTATGGgattgaaaacaaaaacaaccagGAGACTAAG CCGTCCGATGACGAAAACAGTGACAACAGCAACGAATGCGTAGTCTGTCTGTCAGACCTGCGGGACACACTGATTCTCCCGTGCAGACATCTGTGTCTCTGCAACTCCTGTGCAGACACCCTGCGTTACCAGGCCAACAACTGCCCCATCTGTCGTCTCC CATTTCGAGCCCTGCTGCAAATCCGAGCAGTGAGGAAGAAACCTGGCACTCTTTCTCCAGTCTCCTTCAGCCCAGTTCTGGCCCAGACTATGGACCACGATGAGCATTCT AGCTCAGACtctgtccctccaggatttGAGCCCATCTCCTTGCTGGAGGCCATGAATGGGTTGCGCGCTGTGTCTCCTGGTATCCCCTCGGCCCCCCTCTATGATGAAATCAATTTCTCCAGTGGCACGGGCGGGAACGGGCGGCAGCTGACTCCCACCGAGCTGCCAGGGGACGGAGCCCTGCAGAAAGGGAAAGTCAGCAAGTCACCAGATAG CACCCTTAGGTCGCCCTCGTCCCCCAttcaggaggaggatgaggaaaaGCTGTCAGAGATGTCAGACGCCCAACCTCACGCCATCCTTTCCAGCAGCCCAGCACCTACTGAG GCCACTGCAGCAGAAGATCCCCCAGAGTCCATCACTCCGGAGGACG AAGAAGTTCTCCTCTCTGGAGCCGAAATCCTGAAGGACTGCAGCAGTGAGCACAGCAGCCTGACCAAAACAGAGAGTGACCCACCCGGGGACCTGTCCCTCCCAG CTCTAGGTCCTGAATCCTGCTCTATTGGTATGGAAGATTAA